In Embleya scabrispora, the DNA window CCCACCGCGTATCGAACCCGGTGAACACCACCACCCGCGCGCCCGTCGCCGTCAGCGCGGCGACCGCCTCCTCGTACTCCGCGGCAAGCTTGTCCGGATCGCTCCCGGGCCGCAGCACATCGTTGCCCCCCGCGCACAACGTCACCAGATCGGGCCGCGCCGCGATGGCCAGCGGCACCTGCTCCTCGACGATCTGATGCAACAACTTCCCACGCACCGCGAGATTCGCGTACCGCAACCCCGGCCGCTCCACCGCCAGCCGAGCCGCGAACCGATCGGCCCACCCGAGATAGTTCCCGTCGGGCCCGGGATCGCCGACGCCCTCCGTAAAGCTGTCGCCGATGGCCACATAAGAGTTGATTTCGGACAGGTTCCCGTGTGGTTTCAATGACTCGGCCATGTCACCCGATGTTGGCACCGCTCACCTCGCCTACGCGACCGTAATAACCACCCGAACACACTCCGCTACGCGGCAGCACACACCCGTGCACCACCACCGAGAGCACTCCTTCGAGCAAGGCGCCTGGATCGTCGCGCATTCCCCCTCCGGCCGAAAAAGGTCACCGTTCACGAGTCGGGGCGAGCGTGTGCGGGACGGCCGATGGGAGACGGTCACCGACTGCGAGTTCCGGCACGAGAGCCAGGACACACGGCTCACGCCCGGGGGACGCACGACGTCGTCACTCACGTCTGCCCCCTGTACGTCGCCCCGCCCCTCTTCCATTGCTGCGGACAGGGGGTGGGCTGATCAGGCGCCGCCCCCCGTCACAACTCGGCTTCACCAGCGCCCTGTCGAGGTGTCGGCCGGTGTCGGTATCCGGCCGATGAGGTCGACGTGCTTCCGGCCGCTCCGGACGGTGATCTTGCGGTTGGGGTAGCGAATCGCCAGGTCCCGCCGAGCGGCACCGATATCTCCGACGACCGAAACCGTCAACTCCCCCGATTTATCGCTCACATCTGCGATCTGGTACTCGCTGCTGCGCATCTCGGCGATGTCGCGTTGAACGACGTCCACGCCGGCTATTCGTACCACGTCCGGAGAAATTCGATAGGAGCGACAGACGAACGATGCGGACCGACGCAGAGCACCACTTCCATCGCGACCTGACCGAGGGTTTCACCGCGCTGTGGGAACTCCGGCGACTGGCCATAAGCGTGAAGTCTCCTCCCCTGGTACCGAAGCCTCTTCGACGAGGAGCGCCCGGACGCGGCCAGGCAGCGCCTTGCGAACGGACCGTAGCGGACCGGGCCGGCCACCGGATACGGAGCACGCATGGCGAAAGCCCCGCCGGAGTTCCGGCGGGGCTTTCGTGAGGTGTGGACCTGTGGGGATTTGAACCCCAGACCCCCTCGATGCGAACGAGGTGCGCTACCAGACTGCGCCACAGGCCCAACGAGGAGAAACATTACCACCTCTCCGAGGCGGCTCGTGCACGGGTATTCACTCGTTGCCGGCCCGGCGCCACTCGTGTTCGTAGAGCGGAAGGGAGTCGACCGAGGCGCCGTAGCCGGTGCGGGTGTCCTCGGCGTATTGGTCGAACAACGGGGTGGGCGGGTGTGGTGCCTCGGCCGGCTGCGGGTCCGGGACGGCGTGGATCTGGGGGCGCTCCGGCTCCTGTTCGGTGTCGCCGCGCGGGACGACCGGGGCCGTCACGTAGGTGGGCAGCGGGACGGGGACCGGGTCCCACGCGTCCCGATCCGGGCCGTCGCCGGTGGCCAGTTCGGCGATCCACTCGGCCAGCGCGGGCTCCTCCGCCGCGCGCTCGCGGCGACCCCGGGCCGAGCCTGCCGGGCCGGCTGCGCCACCGGCTCTCGCAGGGCCGGACGCACCCGGCGCACCGGAGCCCGAACGCGGGGTACGGGCCTGCCGCCCGTCGGCACCCGTCGGCGGCGTCGCGGGTCGGGGATCCGCCGTGGCGCCGTCGGCGGCCTCACGCGTCCGGGCCCGCGCCTCGTTCGCGGCGCCGGCGTCGGCCGGCGCGCCCGACCTGCCCGCCGGTCGGCCCAACCGGCGCAGACCCGCCTCATAGCGGCGGCGCTCCTGGACCCGCAGATGCACGATGTACGCCGACAACAACACGCCGGGCACGGCCGGCACCCACACCCAGGCGAGGCCGGCCACACCGGCCAGGATCGCACCGGCGGTGAAGCCGGCGAACAGGCTCGCGATCACCCGGCGGCGACGGGTGAGCAGCGCGGCCCGCCCCTCGTCCCGACGCACCGGCACCGCGGGGCGCCTGCCCGTACCGCCACCCTTGCCCTTGGCCGCGGCAGCGGACCCGGCGCCCGACCCGCTCGCCTGCTGCGGCACCGACGCCTGGCCGCCGGAGGGCTGCCCGGCGGAGGCCTGCCCCTCCGAAGACTGACTCGAAGACGGCGAATTCGAAGCCTGCGCACTCGAAGCCTGCGCATTCGAAGCCTGCGCTTCGGCACCCGACGGCCGGCGCCCGCGCCCGGACTCACCGGCGGCGCGACGCTCGGCGCCCTCCGCACCGGTACCGCTCTTGTCGGCCAGCGCCCGCGCCGAGCGGCGCTCGAAGGCGCTGCGACGGGACAGGATCCGGATCGCGGTGGTGAAACGCTCGGTCGGCCGGGCCTCGTTCAGCTCGTCCTGTCGGCGAAGCCACATGGGCACCAGATAGGCAGCCCAGGCCCCCACGATCGCTGCGTAGATCAGGCCGCTGCCGTTCACGCTTCACACGCTAAGCCGGATGGGCACCGCATCGTCGGATTAGGCACGGTGTGTCGTGCGATCCGTTCTGATGCCCATGTGACGGATGTGACTACCGGGGCCATCGAGGCGACCGGATCGCTCGGGGTCGCCGAGACGCCCGAGGCCGACCGGGCAGCCGTGCCCCCGGAGGCTCCGGGGTCTGCCGAGGTGACACCGCTCATATCTCCGGGAGAGTAGCGAAGTCGCGAGATCGATGTGTCGATATGGCGGGATCGACATCGAAGAGTTTCCGAAGACGCCGGCACCTACCAGGTGAACCCCCGGTTCTCCCGATAGGCGCGCCACCGCATCAACAGCCCCTCCGGGACCTCCTCCGCGTTCAGCGCGTACGCCAGGTGGTCCCGCCAGTCGCCGTCGATGTGCAGGTAGCGCGGGCGCAGACCCTCCTCGCGGAATCCCAGCTTGTCCACCACTCGCCGACTGGCCCGGTTCTCCGGCCGGATGCACACCTCCAGGCGATGCACGCCGAGCCGGAAGAAGCAGTGGTCGGCGACCAGCGCGACGGCGGTCGGCATCACGCCGAGCCCGGCGACACGCTCGTCGACCCAATAGCCGACGTGCGCCGAGCACATCGACCCCCAGGTGATCCCGGCGACGGTGACCTGGCCGACCAACTGCCCGTCGTACAGCACCACGAACGGCAACATCCGCCCCGCGCCGGCCTCGGCCCGCAGGAAGCGGACCATCTGCCGGAAGGTCGGCCGCCGCCCGGCCGCCGACCCCGGCGGCACGGTCGCCTCCCAGCGGCGCAGCCACTCGCGATTGCGGGTGTGCACCTCCTGCCAGGCGGCCGCGTCCCGGGCCCGGATCGGCCGCAGCGTCACCCGGCCCTCGGCGAGTTCCACGGACCGGCCGCGGGTCAGCGCGTGCCCCATGGCGGCTGCTGCGCCCCTCCGTAGCCCCCGCCGCCCTGGTAGCCGCCCCCGCCGCCGCCACCCTGGTAGCCGCCGCCCGCGCCGTAGCCGCCCTGGTACCCGCCGCCGCCGGGCGGAGCCTGCTGCGGCCCGCCGCCCCCGAAGCCGCCGCCCCCGGCCCCGCCGCCGAAACCGCCACCGCGCGCGTGGTCGCCGCCCTGGAGCTGGGACACCACGTGCGGCAACACCTTCGCCAGCACCGTGATCCCGTCCTGCGCGCCGCCCGGCGAGCCGGGCAGGTTGACGATCAGGCTGCGGTAGGTCCAGTGCGAGTCCTGGGTGATCGCGACGCCGGCGATGCCGCGCGACAGGATCGAGGTCGGCACCTTGTCGAAGTTCTCCATCCGGATCGCCTCGGCGATGCCGGGCACCTCGAAGCTGATCACCCGACTGGTCATCTGCGGGGTCTGGTCGAACGGGTTGAGCCCGGTCCCCCCGGTGGTGATGATCACGTCGTAATGGCCCGCACACGCGTCGCGCAGCGCCTGGGCGACCGGCTCGCCGTCCGGCACGATCTGCGGCCCGCGCGTCTCGAAGCCCATCTGTTGCAGCCCGCGCACGATCACCGGGCCGCTCTCGTCCTGGTAGGTCCCGGCCGCCGCGCGCGTGGACACGGTGATCACCATGGCTCGCATCAGACTTGCCCTCCGTCCCGTTGTGTGGCCCCTGCCCCCGGGTCCCGCTGCCAGTCCCCGGAGACTCCGCCCGTCTTCGCCTCGACCCGTACATCGGTGATCACCGCGCCCGGGTCCACCGCCTTGACCATGTCCACCACCGTCAGCGCCGCCACGGAGACCGCCGTCAGCGCCTCCATCTCGACGCCGGTGCGGTCGGCGGTGCGCACGGTCGCGGTGATCGCCACCGCGTCGTCGTGCACCGACAGATCCACCGCGACGCCGTGCAGCGCGATCGGGTGGCACAGCGGCACCAGGTCGGGGGTGCGCTTGGCCGCCATGATGCCCGCGATCCGGGCGGTGGCCAGCGCGTCACCCTTGGGTACGCCCTCGCCGCGCAGGAGTTCGACCACCCGCGGCGATACCAGCACCCGGCCCGACGCGGTGCCCGTGCGGACCGAGACGTCCTTGGCCGTGACGTCCACCATGCGGGCCGCGCCGGCCTCGTCGAGGTGCGTGAGGTTCTTGGCGCCGCGCGTCAACTGTCCACCCCATAGGTGAGCCCCCCGTTGTGGTGGGGCGTCGAAGTGCCGTCCGTGTCCGACTTCCGTGTGCGTCGAACCGGCGTTTCGTGCTGGGGCAACGTTAGAGGCACAACCGGGCGCCCCGCATGCACGGCCCGCCCGGACCGCGATCGCGGCGCCCGAACCCGAGTGCCGCCGACCGCTCAGCCGAGCAGCATCACGGACACCTCGGCGCCCTCGGCCACCGCGGTGACCTCGGCGGGAAGGCTGATCAGCGCGTTCGCCCGGGCGAGGCTGCCGAGCAGGTGGGAGCCGATGCCGCCGACCGGATCGACGGTGCCCTCGCCCACGCCGTCGGCCGGCGGGGTGTACCGGGCGCGCAGGAACTGACGCTTGCCGTCGGGCGAGGTCAGCGCCGTCGAACAGGTCGCCCGCACGGTCGGGCGCTCGGTGACCTCGGCACCCTGCATCCGCAGCAGCGCCGGCCGGACGAACACCTCGAAGGACACGAACGCGCTGACCGGATTGCCCGGGAGGGTGAAGATCGGCGTCTCGTCGGGGCCGATCACGCCGAAGCCCTGCGGCATCCCCGGCTGCATCGCGACCTTGCCGAACTCGACCGTGCCCAGCTCGGACAACACTTCCTTGACCACGTCGTAGGCGCCCGCGCTGACCCCGCCGGTGGTGACCACCAGGTCCGCCCGGATCAGCTGGTCCTCGATCGTGTCGATGAGCACCTTGGGGTCGTCGGGTACGTTGCCGACCCGGTACGCGATGGCGCCCGCCTCGCGCGCGGCGGCGGTGAGCATGTAGCTGTTCGAGTCGCGGATCTGCCCGGGGCCGATCGGCCGGCCGGGCTGGATCAGCTCGCTGCCGGTGGACAGGATCACCACGCGCGGCCTGGGTCGGACCCGGATCCGCTCCCGGCCGATCGCGGCGAGCAGGCCGACCTGGGCGGAGCCGATCGTGGTCCCGGCGTCCAGCACGGTCTGCCCCGCCGACACGTCGTCGCCCCGCCGCCGGATGAACTGCCCGCTCGACGGCGCCTTCGTGATCCGCACGGTCGGCAGCCCCGCGTCGGTCCACTCCACCGGCACGATCGCCTCGGTACCCTCCGGCACCGGCGCGCCGGTCATGATCCGCGCGCACGTGCCCGATCCGAGCGCGACCTTCGGGGTGTCGCCGGCGGCGATGTCGTCCACCACCTCGAGCACCACCGGGTACTGCTCGCCGGCGTCGGCGACATCGGCCAGCCGCACCGCGTAGCCGTCCATGGACGAGTTGTCGAACGGCGGCAGGTCGCCGGTGGCGGCCACCTCGTCGACCAGGAGACTGCCGTGCGCGTCGAGCAGTTGCAGTTCGAGGGGGGCGAGCGGAGCGATCCGTTCGAGGATCCCGCTCAGATGGTCCTCGACGCTTTTCATCCGTGCATCTCCTCGTTCACGTACTGCCTCAACCAGGCCCGGAATTCGGGCCCCAGATCTTCACGCTCGCATGCCAGCTTGACGATGGCACGCAGATAGTCGGCCCGGTCGCCCGTGTCGTAGCGGCGCCCTTCGAACAGCACGCCGTGCACGGTGCCGCCCTCGTTCGGCCCACGCTTGGCGAGCACCCGCAGGGCGTCGGTCAACTGGATCTCGCCGCCGCGACCGGGCGGGGTGTCCTCCAGCACGTCGAACACCGCCGGGTCCAGCAGATAGCGGCCGATCACCGCGTAGTTGCTCGGCGCGGTGCCGGTCTCCGGCTTCTCCACCAGGTCGGTCACCCGCACCACGCCGGGCTCGGAGACGCCCTCGGCGAGGGGTTCCACCGCCGCACAGCCGTACAGGTGCACCTGCGCCGGGTCGACCTCGATCAACGCCACGACGCTGCCGCCGAGTTCGCCGCGCACCCGGAGCATCGTGGCGAGCAGCGGATCGCGCGGGTCGATCAGGTCGTCGCCCAGCAGCACCGCGAACGGCTCGTCGCCCACGTGCGGCCGGGCGCAGGACACCGCGTGCCCGAGGCCGCGCGGGTCGCCCTGGCGCACGTAGTGGATCGCGGCCAACTCGCTCGACTCGCGGACCAGCTTGAGCCGGTCCACGTCGCCCTTGGCGGCCAGCGCGTGTTCGAGTTCGTAGGCCCGGTCGAAGTGGTCCTCCAGGGCGCGCTTGTTGCGCCCGGTGACCATCAGTACGTCGGTGAGCCCGGCCGCGACGGCCTCCTCGACCACGTACTGGATGGCCGGCGTGTCCACGACCGGCAACATCTCCTTGGGCGTGGCCTTGGTCGCCGGCAGGAATCGGGTACCGAGGCCGGCGGCGGGCACGACCGCCTTGGTGAGCCGGAACGCATGACGCGCAGACATGACCGCACACTAACGGGTGAGGTCGCCGGGGCCTCATGAAGGCCGGCGATTGGCCGGTTGTCGGCCGGTGGCCCGGTCTCGGCCGGTTCCGGGCCGCAGAACCGGTCGCCGCCGGCCCGTTTGGCCCGGGCCAGCGCCCGGTCGGCGGCGCGCAGCAGGGTCGTGGCGTGGGTGCCGTCCTCGGGCAGCACGGCGGTGCCGATCGCCATGGTCAGCGGGACCGGGTCGGTCGCCGCGCCGAACGTGCCCCGGCGTACGGCGTAGCACAGTCGCTCCGCCACCTTGGCCGCCCCGGCCGCGTCGGTCTCGGGCAGCAGGATCACGAACTCCTCGCCGCCGTACCGGGCGATGGTGTCCACCTGGCGGATCTCCAGGGCCAGCCGCTGGGCCACCTCGCGCAGCACCGCGCCCGCCCCCTGGTGGCCGTGCCGCTCGTTGACCGCGCGGAAGTGGTCGAGGTCGAGCATGAGCAGCCCCAGCGGCCTGCCGAACCGGGTCGCCCGCATCACCTCGCGGTCCAGCACGAGTTGCAGATAGCGGTAGTTCCACACGCCGGTCAGCGGATCGGTGACCGAAAGCCGCTCCAATTCGGCCCGGTTCAGCTCCAAACGGGTGACCTCGTGCCGCAGTTCGGGCAGTTCGTTGCCGGCGATCGCGCGCAACCGGCGTACGGCGACCGTCAGCGAGCCGACCGCGACCGCGAGCGCGCCGACGAGCAGGATGATCAGGAGGCGTTCGAAAGTCAGGCTCATGCGGCATCCGGGTCCGGTGCGATGGCGCGAACTGTGTCGATTGCGCGGACTCCTTCGGTAACCCGTCCAAACACGTCATTCAGGGAACAGCATGAAGGACATCCTCAACGACAAGGCCACGCTGAGGTCACAGTTGATGAACTCACGGTCACGCGTCGGGTCGGACCGGCGTGTCGCGGCGAGTCGCGCGCTCCGCGACGCGCTCCTCGCGCTCCCCGAGATCGCCGCCGCGGGCACCGTCGCGGCGTATGTGCCGGTGGGCTCCGAACCGGGCGGTCGGGATCTGGCCGAGGACCTGGCCGCCGGGTCCACCCGGCGCGTGCTGCTGCCGGTGCTGCTGGCGGACGACGACCTGGACTGGGCGCTGTACGAGGGGCCGGCGTCGCTGGTGCCGGCCGGCCGCGGGCTGCGCGAGCCGATCGGGCCGCGGCTCGGCCCGGAGGGGGTGCGCACCGCCGACGTGCTGGTGGTGCCCGGGCTCGCGGTGGACCGCCGGGGGATGCGGCTGGGGCGCGGCGGCGGCTCCTACGACCGGGCGCTGGCCCGGGCGCCGAAGGCGGCGGTCACCGTGGTGCTGCTGTACGACGGCGAGGTGCTCGACGAGGTGCCCGCCGAGCCGCACGACGTGCCCGTGGACATCGCGGTGACGCCCGCGGCGGTGTACCGGTTCACCCGGTAGCACCGCCGCGGGCGCCCGTCACGGCTTGCCCGGCGCCGCCGGACCGGCCGGGAGCAGGGTCAGCCGGTGTTTGGCCGCCTTGTCCACCGCCGCCGGCGTGAACGCCCACGGCAGCGTCCTGCCCCGGCGCCACAGATCGGTCTGATCGGTGTAGTTGTCGTGCCACACGTGCCCGGAGGCGCCGGTCAGATTGATCCACCGCGACGCGTCCAGGTCGGACATGTCCACCACCATCCGCATCGACGGCACGGTGGTCACCTCGTAGCCCTGCGCGGCGTTCCAACCGGTCGCGTTGACCAGCCCCTCGCCGCCGGACATCGCGTACGGCCCCCGGTTGAGCATCCACTTGACCACGCCCGGACCCTCGGTGCCCAGGGTCTGGTTGCGCAGCGTCAGCGTGTGCAGCCGACCCCACGACCAGGTGTCGATGTCCTTGCCGAGCCGGGCGGTGAGGTCCTTCTTCGCCTCGGTCATCGCCTTGTGCAGCAGTCCGTCGCGGGTGGTGATCGCGCCCGGGTTCTTGGAGATGTTCCACCACGGGCTCTCCGGGGTGGCCAGCAGTGTGCGTACGACCTCGTTCCACCGGTCGCCGCCGTCGGGCTGCGCGGTCGAGTCGTCGCGGTCACCGCACTGCACGTGCGTGTTGTCCGCGTTGCTCGCGCAGTCGTTGTCGGCCCGGACCGAGAACGGCATCTTGTCGCCGAACGCCAGCATCAGCACCTGACGCCACACCGCGTTGAAGTACGCCGCGGCCGTGGAGTCGGCGTCGTTGCGCTTGTCCCAGTCCTTGAGCAGGTCCTGCGCCTCGCGCACCCACGGATCGTCGATCCGCACCGCGAGCAGGGCCGGGACCAGGAACTGCGCGACCGGGTTGACGTCGTCGACCTGCATCTTCTGCATCATCGCCGGATCGATCTTGCCCGGTGCCTTGGTGATCATCTCCTCGATCCGCGCGCTGCGGGCGCCGTACCCCCAGTCGGAGGTCAGCAGATACGGGTACGCCGGCGAGGTCACCGCGTTGTTCGCGGTGACGATGTAGCCGTCCGGCGGGTCGTACACGTTCGGCAACGACTCGAACGGGATGGTGCCCAGCCAGTCGTACTTCGCGTCCCACCCGTACACCGGCCACCGGCCGTCACCGCTGCGCCGCAGCGGGATCCTGCCGGGCGCCTGGTAGCCGATGTGGCCCTCGACGTCGGCGTAGATCGCGTTCTGCGACGGCGAGTCGAAGTTCTTCAGCGCGGCGCGGAAGTCGTTCCAGTTCTGCGCCCGGTCCAGTTGGAAGAGCGCGTCCATCGAGGTGCCCGGGTCGAGCGCGGTCCAGCGCAGGGCGACCGCGTAGCCGTCCTCGCGCTGGGGGCTCAGGTCGGGGATCGGCGCGTCCTTGCCGACCTCCTTCAGGTCGCCGGACTCGTCGGACGCGTCGGTCAGGATCGGACCGTGCCGGGTGGTGCGCACGGTGATCCGGCGATCGGCGCCGCCGGCGACCTTGATGGTCTCCTGGCGAACCTCCTTGAACGGCTCCCACTTGGAGTCGTAGAGCACGCCGTCGCCCTGGACCTTCTCCAGGTACAGGTCGGTCACGTCGGCGCCGAGGTTGGTGAAGCCCCAGGAGATCTTCTGGTTGTGGCCGATGATCACGCCGGGCATGCCGGAGAACGTGTAGCCGGAGACGTCGTACTGGCACTGCGGTCCGACCGCGCGGCAGTGCAGCCCCATCTGGTACCAGACCGACGGCAGCGACGGCGACAGGTGCGGGTCGTTGGCGAGCAGCGGCTTGCCGGTGGTGGTGCGGCTGCCGGACACCACCCACGAGTTGGAGCCGACGCCCGACGACTTCTCGCTGAACAGCGAGGGCAGCTTGGAGAGCGACTCGGAGAGATTGGCCAGCGCGGACTGCGCGTTCTTGGACGGCGCCGGCGGCGGCGCGTCCTGGGCGAAGCGCTCGGTCTTGCCGTCCTTGACGATGTCGCCGTTGCGCACGATCGGCTTGTTCGTGTCGTACGGGTACGGCGGGTACAGCTCGTCGATCTGGTTGACCGTCAGCTTGTCGGAC includes these proteins:
- the glpR gene encoding gephyrin-like molybdotransferase receptor GlpR gives rise to the protein MNGSGLIYAAIVGAWAAYLVPMWLRRQDELNEARPTERFTTAIRILSRRSAFERRSARALADKSGTGAEGAERRAAGESGRGRRPSGAEAQASNAQASSAQASNSPSSSQSSEGQASAGQPSGGQASVPQQASGSGAGSAAAAKGKGGGTGRRPAVPVRRDEGRAALLTRRRRVIASLFAGFTAGAILAGVAGLAWVWVPAVPGVLLSAYIVHLRVQERRRYEAGLRRLGRPAGRSGAPADAGAANEARARTREAADGATADPRPATPPTGADGRQARTPRSGSGAPGASGPARAGGAAGPAGSARGRRERAAEEPALAEWIAELATGDGPDRDAWDPVPVPLPTYVTAPVVPRGDTEQEPERPQIHAVPDPQPAEAPHPPTPLFDQYAEDTRTGYGASVDSLPLYEHEWRRAGNE
- a CDS encoding GNAT family N-acetyltransferase; translation: MGHALTRGRSVELAEGRVTLRPIRARDAAAWQEVHTRNREWLRRWEATVPPGSAAGRRPTFRQMVRFLRAEAGAGRMLPFVVLYDGQLVGQVTVAGITWGSMCSAHVGYWVDERVAGLGVMPTAVALVADHCFFRLGVHRLEVCIRPENRASRRVVDKLGFREEGLRPRYLHIDGDWRDHLAYALNAEEVPEGLLMRWRAYRENRGFTW
- a CDS encoding MogA/MoaB family molybdenum cofactor biosynthesis protein yields the protein MVITVSTRAAAGTYQDESGPVIVRGLQQMGFETRGPQIVPDGEPVAQALRDACAGHYDVIITTGGTGLNPFDQTPQMTSRVISFEVPGIAEAIRMENFDKVPTSILSRGIAGVAITQDSHWTYRSLIVNLPGSPGGAQDGITVLAKVLPHVVSQLQGGDHARGGGFGGGAGGGGFGGGGPQQAPPGGGGYQGGYGAGGGYQGGGGGGGYQGGGGYGGAQQPPWGTR
- the moaC gene encoding cyclic pyranopterin monophosphate synthase MoaC, whose amino-acid sequence is MVDVTAKDVSVRTGTASGRVLVSPRVVELLRGEGVPKGDALATARIAGIMAAKRTPDLVPLCHPIALHGVAVDLSVHDDAVAITATVRTADRTGVEMEALTAVSVAALTVVDMVKAVDPGAVITDVRVEAKTGGVSGDWQRDPGAGATQRDGGQV
- the glp gene encoding gephyrin-like molybdotransferase Glp; this translates as MKSVEDHLSGILERIAPLAPLELQLLDAHGSLLVDEVAATGDLPPFDNSSMDGYAVRLADVADAGEQYPVVLEVVDDIAAGDTPKVALGSGTCARIMTGAPVPEGTEAIVPVEWTDAGLPTVRITKAPSSGQFIRRRGDDVSAGQTVLDAGTTIGSAQVGLLAAIGRERIRVRPRPRVVILSTGSELIQPGRPIGPGQIRDSNSYMLTAAAREAGAIAYRVGNVPDDPKVLIDTIEDQLIRADLVVTTGGVSAGAYDVVKEVLSELGTVEFGKVAMQPGMPQGFGVIGPDETPIFTLPGNPVSAFVSFEVFVRPALLRMQGAEVTERPTVRATCSTALTSPDGKRQFLRARYTPPADGVGEGTVDPVGGIGSHLLGSLARANALISLPAEVTAVAEGAEVSVMLLG
- the galU gene encoding UTP--glucose-1-phosphate uridylyltransferase GalU — its product is MSARHAFRLTKAVVPAAGLGTRFLPATKATPKEMLPVVDTPAIQYVVEEAVAAGLTDVLMVTGRNKRALEDHFDRAYELEHALAAKGDVDRLKLVRESSELAAIHYVRQGDPRGLGHAVSCARPHVGDEPFAVLLGDDLIDPRDPLLATMLRVRGELGGSVVALIEVDPAQVHLYGCAAVEPLAEGVSEPGVVRVTDLVEKPETGTAPSNYAVIGRYLLDPAVFDVLEDTPPGRGGEIQLTDALRVLAKRGPNEGGTVHGVLFEGRRYDTGDRADYLRAIVKLACEREDLGPEFRAWLRQYVNEEMHG
- a CDS encoding 5-formyltetrahydrofolate cyclo-ligase is translated as MKDILNDKATLRSQLMNSRSRVGSDRRVAASRALRDALLALPEIAAAGTVAAYVPVGSEPGGRDLAEDLAAGSTRRVLLPVLLADDDLDWALYEGPASLVPAGRGLREPIGPRLGPEGVRTADVLVVPGLAVDRRGMRLGRGGGSYDRALARAPKAAVTVVLLYDGEVLDEVPAEPHDVPVDIAVTPAAVYRFTR
- a CDS encoding penicillin acylase family protein, translated to MPPSKTPDPEQPPGGQDASSSGWDDWPTGEWPTSQWAAADPVAAQRRAEERAERERRAAPEPYDEPEPYAPQEPEQEPHVQPYAPQEPYAPRQDPYPAREPHAGQEPYAPPRSPAPGEPYPPLEPYAEPAGGSVPPPAAAPVPPAPRAAEPQPATPAPAPVPVPAPIPAPAPAPAPSAATGSSAESAPEAAEPAAGGTGKVKERSNTPKGPSKAWRRFRLTAIVFVVVLAIAAGGLGWWGWQLSRDSFPQTTGTVRIAGLTGKVDVVRDAEGIPQVYADTSEDLFRGQGYVHAQDRFWEMDVRRHMTAGRLSEMFGSGQVDNDKFLRTLGWRKVAEQEYAALAPESQKFLQAYADGVNAYLKDHKGADASFEYALLGLVHDGYKAEPWTPVDSVAWLKAMAWDLRTNMQDEIDRALLSDKLTVNQIDELYPPYPYDTNKPIVRNGDIVKDGKTERFAQDAPPPAPSKNAQSALANLSESLSKLPSLFSEKSSGVGSNSWVVSGSRTTTGKPLLANDPHLSPSLPSVWYQMGLHCRAVGPQCQYDVSGYTFSGMPGVIIGHNQKISWGFTNLGADVTDLYLEKVQGDGVLYDSKWEPFKEVRQETIKVAGGADRRITVRTTRHGPILTDASDESGDLKEVGKDAPIPDLSPQREDGYAVALRWTALDPGTSMDALFQLDRAQNWNDFRAALKNFDSPSQNAIYADVEGHIGYQAPGRIPLRRSGDGRWPVYGWDAKYDWLGTIPFESLPNVYDPPDGYIVTANNAVTSPAYPYLLTSDWGYGARSARIEEMITKAPGKIDPAMMQKMQVDDVNPVAQFLVPALLAVRIDDPWVREAQDLLKDWDKRNDADSTAAAYFNAVWRQVLMLAFGDKMPFSVRADNDCASNADNTHVQCGDRDDSTAQPDGGDRWNEVVRTLLATPESPWWNISKNPGAITTRDGLLHKAMTEAKKDLTARLGKDIDTWSWGRLHTLTLRNQTLGTEGPGVVKWMLNRGPYAMSGGEGLVNATGWNAAQGYEVTTVPSMRMVVDMSDLDASRWINLTGASGHVWHDNYTDQTDLWRRGRTLPWAFTPAAVDKAAKHRLTLLPAGPAAPGKP